In the genome of Polynucleobacter sp. TSB-Sco08W16, the window ATTTTTTGAACCCTCATAGTCCGTAATAAATGCATAGGCACTGCAAATACTCGTCGGCAAAGAATAGCTTGCCTGAATATGAAATCGACCATCAATAGGAGTCACGTTCACCTGAACATCAATGGGAATAGAATTCTCTTGGGCAAAGCCGTGAGAGATAAAGAACGTTAAAGCAAGCGCGAGTAACAGTTTCATTTACGGGTTTCAGGGTCTTATGGATATTCTCATTTAAGACATTATTTTTTGATAAGGATGTCAGAAAATGGCGTCTATTCCTATTGCAATACTGCCTTGATATTACTTCTGGATGATGGCAAATAGCACTACAAAATCAGCAACCAAATTCGCTGCAGAATGAATGCCATCAGCAATCAAGCCCCAAGAACCAGAAAAACACTCGCAGACACTTGGGAAATGGTTAGACAGAATTAATAACGACGCTAACCAATGTGCCCTTCTTAGGAGGTGTTTTTGATTCGTGATCTTCTGCGGCTTTATCCATAGCCTGATACTAGCAAATAAGAGTGAAGTTTTAATGTTGTTTTGAACGAATTTCATTCATGGGCCCAGTACCTAGGCAATACAAACTAGCTACAAGCCGTTTTGGGGCCATGGCGCCTAATCGGCCAGTACCGAGATGTTTTATCCTTGAAACATTGGTAAAAGTACTCATCGCCTCAATCTACTAACCGAGAACAATTATGGATCGCAGACCTTTTATAAAGCTTGGATTATTTAGCCTATTGAGCATTAATACCAAGGTAGCTTTAGCAGGTGAGTACCAATTCAATTTTACCCAGTCTAAGCAAGCTTACTTAAATCGCATCCAATCCATTAAAAAGTCAGGAGCCCTACCAATCATAGATATTGAGAGCTCTTACAACCCCGTGAATTTTGATGCAGAAGATTTTGTGCGCACCATGGACCGAATGGGGATCGCACAATCTTGTCTCTCCCTGGATTCACCTAGAGGCGGACCAATATGGAGTAATGAAAGTAATCAGCTTGTAATGAAGTTCCCTGCGCACTTTATTCCCGCCGGTAATGGCGGGGTTTATCCAGCATGGACATCCAACCCCGAAAAATTTCTTGATGAGAATGAGCGCAACGTCATTCAGCAGAAAATTCCATTGATGGGTGAATATGAATTTAGACATTACCCATCCCCACGGCAAATTGGGGGAAGTACAAATCGTGATGTGGATATACCAATTGATAGCCCTCTTGGACATAGGCTGTTTGCTTTTTCTGAAGAAACAGGTATTCCATTTCAGCTTCACTACGAAATAGAAGATGGGCTATTGGGATCCCTTGAAAAAATGCTAATTCAATATCCAAGTGCTAAGGTGATTTGGTGTCACTTCGCACAGATTAGATATTCGGCTCGATCTACGATCTATTCACCGGAATATGTTGGCGCCCTTCTTGATAAACATAGAAATCTGTATATGGATACCGCTTTTGGTGGGCCCAAATCCATCTATCCGATAAGTGGAGAGCCACATGCTCGCTATTGGGCTAATCAAGTCGCTTGGAATAAGCTGATCATCTCAAGACCCTACCGGTTCTTGGCCGCCTTAGATTTAGCTGGTGACAGAATGGGAATGTTTGAGGCCTACACTCAACGACTAAGAGAAATGTTAAATAGCCTTCCCGAACGAGTTGCCGAAATTATTGCGTATAAAGCCGCCTGGAAATTACTGTTTAATGAGAATATTACTTAACCTAGAGGCTCAAGGCTACCAATGAAAAAACTAAACGAAGTAGGATCTTAATGATCCGGCGATCAAACAAGCGCTGAGGTGTCTGACTCTATTTGATGTTTTTCTCTTTCATTACTTGTTTAATTGTTGGAAGCATATATTGGGCCCATTTTTGACAACCCACAACTGTCATATGGCCCCCGCCTCCGCCTGGCATATCAAATAATCTGTGGTCACTATCAGTTGGAATATTTTTATTCCAGTGACCGTAGTAGTAAGCTCCATATTTCGTTGCTAATTCTTGGGCCTCTTCATCGCTTTGAATCACGGACGTGGATACATAGATTGTGGGTATATTCAATTTTTTAAGGTATGCCAAGATTTCCTCTGAGGGCCCAAGGCTAAATCTTGGATTCTTTTCATTTGGCCCTGGCTCGAAAATAACCATCTTAGTATTGGGATAGACTACTAACCCCTGCTCTAACCTTGTCATCATAAAAGCAGGCCTATCTCCATCTACGCCAGCGTTAATGACATTGGCATTAATCTTATCTTGAGCCAATAACTCATTCAGTCTTGTTGTATAGGCTTGTCCAGAATTTTTACAATTTGTATTACTTGTGCCAAGGGCAAATATCTCAAACCCTAATGAGCTCATTGAGAGCGAACTCAGAACCATTGAAATGATTATTTTTTTCATAATAAAATAATAAAAAGCCTAAATAAAAACCACTCGAGATTAGTTTTGCTGTTTCTTAGTGGCCCGAGCGGAATCGATCAGAGCCAAAAAAATGTTTGATTCTCATGCTTAACGCTCTACCTATAGCCCAATAAATCATCTTGTGTTCTCTTTTATCCTTCCACAAAACGCTTGGTGCATATTCCAGCTCCGCTATGACCACTTTGTTTTTTAGAATCAACTTGCATTTGATAAAGAGCCTCAAAACAATCCCTTCTGTTAACGAACTTTAGGGTATCGGCATGCGTTTGCTTGCCTTTATAAAAGTAGAAGAAATCTAGAGTCCAAAACTTATCGCCCTGAATACCTGCATTGTCTTGCTCAGCAGGCAGTTGATTAATGCAAGAACACAGAAGGGTCGTGAGACAAAAAATAAATGGCTTATACACTTTGATGGAGTACTGCCTACCGAGTTAAAGAAGACAACATTAGTGTATCCAAATCACAAAACTGACAGAATCAAATTCCGTAGGCCCAAAAGTGGACTATTTCGATGCTTAACCTCTAAACATAAAGTAGACCGCGCCCAACAGGCATAAGCCAGCCCAAATATAGTCCGTCTTAAATGGTTCGCCCATATAGAAAACAGCAAATGGTACAAAAACGGCTAGAGTAATAACCTCTTGGGTAATCTTAAGCTGTCCAAGTGAAAAATATTCAAAACCAATTCGATTTGCCGGCACTTGAAAAGCATATTCGAGCAAAGCAATTGCCCAGCTTGCGAATACCGCAATCCACCAAGGCTTTGAAGATAAATTCTTTAGATGGGCATACCAAGCAAATGTCATAAAGACATTGGAAAGCATCAAAAGGCCAATAAAAGAAAGCGGGCCAAAAAGTTTAGGCAAGTTGATCATTCTTCAATGCTACCAACTTGCCTAAGCAAATGAAAACTACCTGAAGGTGGCTTCATTTGTTCTTGGTGGTTCAGGGCATAACTAAGCAGAGCCCGAGAAAATTTAATCCTTATCGGCATACTGCATTTCGCCATTACCAAATGACCAATTTTCTTTACTCACTTCAATCAAGTTTATAAAAATATCTTGAGGTCTGACTTTGAGGTTTTTTACAAGGGCCTCGCAAATAGCTTTATACAGATTCTTTTTAAGATCTGTAGATCTACCGAAGCTAATGGTTGCCTGAATAAAAATGATTTCCTCTGAATATTCAATGCCCAAATAGCTTTTTGGAATATTGAATTCTGATGCGTCGTGTCTAGTGATGATCTGAAATTTATCATCTTCAGGAACGTTAATTTGCTCACGCATCACGTTATAGACAATATCTCCCACTTGCTGCGTAAAGCTCTCAGAGAGTTTTTTACTTAAATCAATTCGGACCAATGGCATCTCTATTCTCCTTAGATCCATCCATCTTAAACAGATCCCATGAATTGTGCCCAGTCTGAGTGAGTGCGCAACAAAAAACTACCCGAAGGTAGTTTTAATGTTTATTGGTGGCCCGCGGCGAAATCGACCAGGACAGAGATTACCTGAATCTAGCTTTAATTATTGACCCTTATTGGCTCAACTTTGAAACTGATATTGCCCTCTTGTCTATTACTAATAATCCTTCACTGGGGCAAATAAGAACATTTCGATATCTGGTCGGGGTGTATTCGTATGCACCACTACTAGACACTTTCCACCTCGTATCGTCATATAGTGTAAATGTATCCATTGGATTGCCATAAAAACTGGCCGGCTCTTTTATGGATGACCTATAGCAAGCAACCTCATTCGCTTTTGATTCACGAGCAATTCCCTGGGGGGTCTGGGAAAAGGCGGGATTAACTAAAACCACAATAATAAAAGTCGCAAATAGGCACTTGGAGCCCTGAGAAATTATGGGTTTACTGGAACGATTGGTTGGCCAAAAAAGCATCCAAGAATGCTATCGGCTTAATTGAAAATGCTCTAGAACTATCGTTACTTAAATTTAAAATAATTATTTAGAATTTATATGTTTTTTAGAACGATAAGGATGATTTTTGTAAACCTAAGTTCTGATCGCCTTGCTTAAGTAGTCAGATAGTTGTTGATAATGCTTTTCAGCTTTGGCAGTAATGTGAACCGATTTTCTTCGGCCATCAGTCTTATCGCTAATAAGCTGGATAAAGCCTTTACCGACCAAGCTCTTGAGGCGGCCATGGAGAGTTGCTTGAGATCCGAATTTCTCCAAAAGGATGACATCGCCAACCAACAACTTTTCGCCATTCACCGAAGCAAGATAAATGTGATTGAGCAGTTGCTCTTCAATAAAATCTAGCCTCTTACTGGCACTCATGCGGTCCAGAGAATCTAAGGCATTTAAGAATCGGGCGTAGGCTGAAGGTTTAATAGCTTTCATATCAAAATTTTACTCCTCCTTCGCAGGGTAAACACCAGTATTCTATATGCTTTTAAATTCCATAATTATTCAATGCCATATTTAAGGGCTTTCAGCCAATTTCTCTTCGAGGTCGCTATTAGCGCCGCTTTATATATGGCATTCTTTTACTTCAATCAATCCATCACAGCCCCACTAGAAGAGGCCAGGGGTGTTAATTGGATCTTTCTACCCGCAGGGCTTCGAATCTTTCTGACGCTGATATTGGATTACTCGGGCGCTATTGGTTTAGCTATTGCCTCTTTATTGATTAACTATATTGGCTTTTATGAACTCGATTTCACATCAACTTTAGGCATAGCTGTTATCTGTGGAGTAGCTCCGCTCCTAGGCAGACATTTTGTGATTCACAATTTAAAAGTTCAGCCTGACTTAAGCAACATTTCATTAAAGCAACTATTAGTGATCATCGTTGCTTATTCATTCCTAAGCTCAGGGTTACATCAACTTTGGTTTGCGGCCAGGGGACTAGACTCTGGAAGCTGGAATCACTTCGTTGCCATGTTCTGCGGAGACATTGCTGGATCAATCCTATTTGTGGCCGTTATCAAATATGGCATTGACCTTGTTAAAGGTAGGCTGGGTAGAGATAATTTGATCGAGTAGTGTCTTTTTAAAAGATATTCAAAATTTACTCTATTGAAAAAACACCCGAAGGTGGTTTTAATCTTTCTTGGCAGCCCGGGGAAGAATCAACCATGGCCGAAGACGTCTGGCCCTAGTTCAAGACTTTTGTTTTGAAAAAGAAAATATTCCAACAATCACCAAGGCCGCCAATAATTCAGCAATTACAAAACCCAATACATCACTGGGAGCAATCCCTACAAATGTATTTGTAAAACTTCTTGCTAAAGCAACAGCAGGATTAGCGAAGAAAGTGGACGAAGTAAACCAATAGCCCGCTGTGACTGTTAAGGCAACAAGCATTGGTACTCGATCTTTAGCCTCTTTGTCTCCAATTCGAATTACTGAGAGTAATACGAGTGTTGATATGAATTCACTCGCCCATATACCTAATCCCGCTCTGACCTTAGTTGACTCTTGAATGATGGGCAGACTGAACATCAAGTGCGTCAGCCATATTCCAGCAATAGCCCCTGTGAACTGACAAACCCAGTAACCCAACATCTTTTTTAGGTCTAGATGGCCTAGTTTCCAGAACATCAAACTCACAACAGGATTAAAGTGAGCTCCGGAAATGGGTCCTAGCAAAGTAATCAAGACATATAAGCCAGCGCCTGTAGCAATACTGTTTCCAA includes:
- a CDS encoding amidohydrolase, coding for MDRRPFIKLGLFSLLSINTKVALAGEYQFNFTQSKQAYLNRIQSIKKSGALPIIDIESSYNPVNFDAEDFVRTMDRMGIAQSCLSLDSPRGGPIWSNESNQLVMKFPAHFIPAGNGGVYPAWTSNPEKFLDENERNVIQQKIPLMGEYEFRHYPSPRQIGGSTNRDVDIPIDSPLGHRLFAFSEETGIPFQLHYEIEDGLLGSLEKMLIQYPSAKVIWCHFAQIRYSARSTIYSPEYVGALLDKHRNLYMDTAFGGPKSIYPISGEPHARYWANQVAWNKLIISRPYRFLAALDLAGDRMGMFEAYTQRLREMLNSLPERVAEIIAYKAAWKLLFNENIT
- a CDS encoding DMT family protein, whose product is MINLPKLFGPLSFIGLLMLSNVFMTFAWYAHLKNLSSKPWWIAVFASWAIALLEYAFQVPANRIGFEYFSLGQLKITQEVITLAVFVPFAVFYMGEPFKTDYIWAGLCLLGAVYFMFRG
- a CDS encoding tautomerase family protein: MPLVRIDLSKKLSESFTQQVGDIVYNVMREQINVPEDDKFQIITRHDASEFNIPKSYLGIEYSEEIIFIQATISFGRSTDLKKNLYKAICEALVKNLKVRPQDIFINLIEVSKENWSFGNGEMQYADKD
- a CDS encoding MIP/aquaporin family protein, giving the protein MKSYLSEFIGTALLLAIVAGSGIMGETLGAGNAAVALLGNSIATGAGLYVLITLLGPISGAHFNPVVSLMFWKLGHLDLKKMLGYWVCQFTGAIAGIWLTHLMFSLPIIQESTKVRAGLGIWASEFISTLVLLSVIRIGDKEAKDRVPMLVALTVTAGYWFTSSTFFANPAVALARSFTNTFVGIAPSDVLGFVIAELLAALVIVGIFSFSKQKS